Proteins from a genomic interval of Pseudobdellovibrionaceae bacterium:
- a CDS encoding TetR family transcriptional regulator produces the protein MTENSDPSANAGSENSTSDTAKATRPRNSEASKKAILWAAQAALAQKSYDEVGLREIAQEAKIDPALIIRYFGSKEGLFREVIKTHIHIDSLAGIELAQYPEVLTRLILGNETEIDQRSMLILHRSAPSEVAGPIIRETLRERLVVPMVARLNSPDAETRVELVLAVLGGLSTGRHVACYPSLVNGDREQLIQLMVPVFQSLLFGR, from the coding sequence ATGACCGAAAATTCCGATCCGTCCGCAAACGCGGGCTCCGAAAATTCGACTTCCGACACCGCGAAAGCCACCCGGCCGCGCAACTCCGAAGCGTCGAAAAAAGCCATCCTTTGGGCCGCCCAGGCGGCGCTCGCGCAAAAGTCCTACGACGAAGTGGGCCTGCGCGAGATCGCGCAAGAAGCGAAGATCGACCCCGCGCTCATCATCCGTTACTTCGGCTCCAAAGAAGGTTTGTTTCGCGAAGTTATCAAAACACACATTCACATCGACTCCTTGGCGGGCATTGAACTCGCCCAATATCCGGAAGTTCTCACCCGTCTGATCCTGGGGAATGAAACGGAAATCGATCAACGTTCGATGCTGATCCTGCACCGCTCGGCCCCCAGTGAAGTGGCCGGCCCCATTATCCGCGAAACGCTCCGCGAGCGTCTCGTGGTGCCGATGGTCGCGCGCCTGAACTCGCCCGATGCCGAAACCCGCGTGGAGCTCGTCTTGGCGGTTCTGGGAGGGCTCTCGACCGGCCGTCACGTCGCCTGCTACCCCAGCCTGGTGAACGGCGACCGCGAGCAGCTCATTCAGCTGATGGTTCCCGTCTTCCAAAGCCTGCTCTTCGGTCGTTAG